A single genomic interval of Chitinophaga sp. 180180018-3 harbors:
- a CDS encoding response regulator transcription factor, with amino-acid sequence MRLLIIEDEKQLTKSIHSYLLQSNFLCDAAYSYAEGKEQIDNGTYDCIVLDITLPGGSGLDLLQYMKRRKLTSGVLIISARNSLDDKVNGLEMGGDDYLTKPFHLAELTARINSIIRRKNFEGNNIISFDKLTVNILDKTVRSGEEEILLTRKEYKLLLYFISNRNRIVTKESIADHLWENEAGLGYNFDFIYSHIKNLRKKLIEKGGPDCIKAFYGIGYKFVVEEREVV; translated from the coding sequence ATGAGATTGCTAATTATTGAAGATGAAAAGCAACTGACCAAAAGCATCCATAGCTACCTGCTGCAAAGCAATTTCCTGTGTGATGCTGCGTACAGTTACGCAGAAGGCAAAGAGCAAATAGACAACGGCACATACGATTGTATCGTGCTGGATATCACCCTTCCCGGAGGAAGCGGGCTGGATCTGCTGCAATACATGAAACGCCGTAAACTCACGTCCGGCGTGCTGATCATCTCCGCCCGGAATTCGCTGGATGATAAAGTGAACGGACTGGAAATGGGGGGAGATGACTACCTGACCAAACCATTTCACCTTGCCGAACTGACCGCCCGCATCAATTCTATTATCCGCAGAAAAAACTTTGAAGGGAATAACATCATCTCTTTTGATAAACTGACGGTCAACATCCTGGATAAAACTGTCAGAAGCGGAGAAGAAGAGATCCTGCTGACCCGCAAAGAATATAAGCTCCTGCTGTATTTTATCAGTAACCGCAATCGCATCGTCACCAAAGAGTCTATCGCTGATCATCTATGGGAAAATGAAGCCGGCCTCGGCTACAATTTCGACTTTATATATTCTCATATCAAGAACCTCCGGAAAAAACTGATTGAAAAAGGCGGCCCCGATTGTATCAAAGCCTTCTATGGTATCGGATATAAATTTGTGGTAGAAGAAAGGGAGGTGGTATGA
- a CDS encoding HAMP domain-containing sensor histidine kinase gives MKLMVHYNRHNFIILTLLFILSGISSYWLTRNVLLFELDESLTDAMGRVNSYVQTYHALPSSTAYDNMRIAVDVTDKPVVVPYLIYSESYIKVNGREHTGRTVVFSVALHGKIYRISMSKPLEGIRHITWAVVLITMTMILLLIGILAVVNRFFISKLWKPFYDTLNSLMSFRLNNPKTVEFKKSRIEEFRIMNDHLRMVTANAHKEYHVLKEFTENASHEFQTPLTIIRSKLDVLLQQDNFTEIQIELLTEAYGAVTKLSGLSRSLLLLTKIENNQFSEQREIALHDMVRQKASQFEEIWESRRISHLLEVRHCFVSINADLLEILLNNLFSNATRHNKPGGHIAVSLDAHSMNISNTGMEHALDGERVFSRFYKGTVNNENNGLGLSIVRQICISSHIHPSYEYRNGMHNFLLSWR, from the coding sequence ATGAAATTAATGGTTCATTATAACCGCCACAATTTTATTATCCTGACGCTGTTGTTTATTCTCTCCGGTATCAGCAGCTATTGGCTGACCAGGAATGTATTGTTGTTTGAGTTGGATGAGAGTCTGACAGATGCCATGGGCAGGGTAAATTCCTATGTACAAACCTATCATGCATTACCATCTTCCACTGCCTATGATAATATGAGAATAGCGGTGGATGTTACCGATAAGCCGGTGGTTGTTCCATATCTTATCTATTCCGAAAGTTATATCAAAGTCAATGGCAGGGAACATACCGGCCGCACGGTGGTATTCTCCGTAGCCCTCCACGGGAAAATCTACAGGATCTCCATGAGTAAACCGCTGGAAGGCATCAGGCACATCACCTGGGCAGTGGTGCTGATCACCATGACGATGATATTGCTGCTGATTGGAATCCTTGCGGTAGTCAACCGTTTTTTTATTTCTAAATTATGGAAACCTTTTTATGATACCCTGAACAGCCTGATGAGCTTCCGGCTGAATAACCCCAAAACTGTTGAGTTCAAAAAGAGCAGGATAGAGGAATTCCGCATCATGAACGATCACCTGAGAATGGTAACAGCCAATGCACATAAGGAATATCATGTATTGAAAGAATTTACGGAGAACGCCTCTCATGAATTTCAAACACCGCTGACCATCATCAGATCCAAGCTGGATGTGCTCCTGCAGCAGGACAACTTCACCGAAATCCAGATAGAACTGCTGACAGAGGCTTACGGCGCCGTTACGAAATTATCAGGCCTGAGCCGGTCGCTGCTGCTGCTCACCAAAATAGAAAATAATCAGTTCAGCGAACAACGGGAAATAGCCCTGCATGACATGGTACGGCAGAAGGCCAGCCAGTTTGAAGAGATCTGGGAAAGCCGCAGGATCTCCCACCTGCTGGAGGTGCGCCATTGCTTTGTTAGCATAAATGCCGACTTACTGGAGATCCTCCTGAACAACCTGTTCAGTAACGCTACCCGGCATAATAAGCCCGGCGGCCATATTGCCGTTTCCCTGGATGCCCACTCCATGAACATCTCCAACACCGGGATGGAGCATGCATTGGATGGAGAACGAGTATTTTCCCGGTTTTACAAGGGAACGGTGAATAATGAGAATAACGGGCTGGGGTTGTCTATCGTGCGACAAATATGCATTTCCTCGCACATCCATCCATCCTACGAATACAGGAATGGCATGCACAATTTCCTTCTCAGCTGGCGTTAA
- a CDS encoding outer membrane beta-barrel protein, with translation MTFKKTVLAAISILSALFSYAQTADPAALTLKAVVRDATGRQALSGALVIITSAGSGKNYKTIVTDSTGTFAVNNILPATYRLSVKYTGYDPYAEQFTIKSSGTGVIEKEILLHINSKMLGTVEVTGKKQLVENKIDRLVYNVANDVTSQGGMVTDVLRKIPQVTVDASGNVELLGNPSVQFLINGKPSTIFGSSIADALQAIPASQIQSIEVMSSPGAKYDARGTGGIINIILKKTKTQGFSGIVNATAGTRLENGSLNLNYKANNLTLTGYFNGSAQLKVKTRTESQRNAWDSLSTDKYYLQQNGVNDFYRNSYQAGLGADWSFTANDNISFSLSYNHFGNSNDGVINQYSNTRNMNGHLLEETYNIRNATNKLNNGALDLTLDYRHKFKRDKQQLSLVLYSSNGNNHISYEQTQHYTDNPAIFSGSRSSNPGTDQLFSWAVDYAQPVSKSVLLEAGFKTEMEKLSSNAQVFSFSPAAGDFVPDSRQSYTSVFKRQVYAGYVSGTMNLFNFLNVIAGARWEYTTNHALYDKGPQEGLPDYSNAGPSITISHTFKKQQTLSFSYAYRLERPDYRDLNPFVNLADPHNVTMGNPFLRPEVGNDFKLAFNQNFNGDNNLNIVLLYTRNSPDIKSYTTFYPAFTVGDSVYSNVNVTKRDNIAAETRIGVNISGTFTPVRTVTIRPNVQLYRRQTDNIYSIPARINGFEYRASLNVNWQITKELIAEAFGNYKSGIRWQGRQADFYSYTIALKKQLFNNKGSIGLTAVNPFAKYLRQKTVQEMPYLNATSLLYIPYRSFGVNFMYKFGKVKVGKSKYTEDLLNKPPVDN, from the coding sequence ATGACCTTTAAGAAAACAGTACTGGCTGCAATATCTATTTTATCTGCATTATTTAGTTATGCGCAAACTGCCGATCCGGCTGCTTTAACGCTGAAAGCTGTTGTTCGGGATGCAACAGGGCGTCAGGCGTTGAGCGGCGCACTCGTGATAATAACATCTGCCGGCTCCGGCAAGAATTATAAAACCATCGTAACAGATAGTACCGGCACCTTCGCGGTTAACAATATACTCCCTGCTACCTACCGCCTCAGCGTAAAATATACCGGCTATGATCCTTACGCCGAACAGTTTACTATCAAAAGCTCCGGAACAGGTGTAATAGAAAAAGAAATCCTGCTGCACATCAACAGCAAAATGTTAGGCACTGTAGAAGTGACCGGAAAAAAGCAACTGGTCGAAAACAAAATCGACCGGCTGGTGTATAACGTGGCCAATGATGTTACCTCGCAGGGAGGAATGGTAACGGATGTGCTGAGAAAGATTCCACAGGTGACGGTAGACGCTTCCGGAAACGTAGAGCTGCTGGGAAACCCCAGCGTCCAGTTCCTGATTAACGGTAAGCCATCTACGATTTTCGGAAGCAGTATTGCTGATGCCCTGCAGGCCATACCCGCTTCGCAGATCCAGAGCATAGAGGTGATGTCGAGCCCCGGTGCAAAGTACGACGCCCGCGGAACCGGCGGTATCATCAATATCATTCTTAAAAAGACCAAGACCCAGGGCTTCAGTGGCATTGTCAATGCTACCGCTGGCACCCGACTGGAAAATGGTTCGCTCAACCTGAACTATAAAGCTAATAACCTGACCCTGACCGGATATTTCAACGGAAGCGCACAGCTGAAAGTTAAAACCAGGACCGAATCCCAAAGGAATGCATGGGATTCCCTTTCAACGGATAAATATTATCTGCAACAAAACGGGGTAAACGATTTTTACCGCAACAGTTATCAGGCGGGCCTGGGAGCCGATTGGTCATTTACTGCCAACGACAATATTTCCTTCTCTCTCAGCTATAATCACTTTGGCAACAGCAACGATGGGGTCATCAACCAGTACAGCAATACCCGGAATATGAACGGGCATCTGCTGGAGGAAACCTATAATATCAGGAATGCCACTAATAAGCTGAACAACGGCGCCCTGGATCTTACACTGGATTACCGGCATAAATTCAAACGCGATAAGCAACAGCTTTCCCTCGTATTATACAGCAGTAACGGCAATAACCATATTTCATACGAACAAACGCAGCACTATACCGATAACCCCGCTATCTTTTCCGGCTCCCGGAGCAGCAATCCCGGAACCGACCAGTTGTTTAGCTGGGCGGTTGATTACGCACAGCCGGTTTCAAAGAGTGTATTGCTGGAAGCAGGTTTTAAAACAGAAATGGAGAAGCTGTCCAGCAACGCACAGGTATTTTCGTTCAGCCCTGCCGCCGGCGACTTTGTGCCAGACAGCAGGCAATCCTATACCTCCGTTTTCAAACGCCAGGTATATGCAGGCTATGTTTCAGGTACCATGAACCTGTTTAACTTTTTAAATGTGATAGCCGGCGCCCGTTGGGAGTACACCACCAACCATGCATTATACGACAAAGGCCCTCAGGAAGGGCTCCCGGATTACAGCAATGCAGGGCCTTCCATTACCATCTCCCATACCTTCAAAAAACAGCAAACACTTTCTTTCAGCTATGCTTACCGGCTGGAGCGCCCCGATTACCGGGATCTGAATCCCTTTGTGAATCTTGCCGATCCGCATAATGTTACTATGGGTAATCCTTTTTTAAGACCCGAGGTGGGCAATGATTTTAAACTCGCTTTTAACCAGAATTTCAACGGCGACAATAATCTGAATATCGTATTGCTGTATACACGTAATAGTCCTGATATAAAGTCCTACACTACTTTCTATCCTGCATTTACGGTTGGCGACTCCGTTTACAGCAATGTGAACGTGACAAAAAGAGATAACATCGCTGCGGAAACGCGTATAGGCGTGAATATCTCAGGTACTTTCACTCCCGTACGTACTGTCACTATCAGGCCCAATGTACAGCTGTATCGCCGCCAAACGGATAATATCTATTCCATTCCTGCCAGGATAAATGGATTCGAATACAGGGCCAGCCTGAATGTGAACTGGCAGATCACCAAAGAGTTGATTGCAGAAGCTTTCGGTAACTATAAATCTGGTATCAGGTGGCAGGGCCGCCAGGCGGATTTCTACTCTTACACTATTGCCCTGAAGAAACAACTGTTCAATAATAAGGGGAGTATCGGTTTAACCGCAGTGAATCCTTTTGCCAAATACCTGCGGCAAAAAACAGTACAGGAGATGCCGTATCTGAATGCTACCAGCCTGTTGTATATCCCTTACCGGTCTTTCGGAGTGAACTTCATGTATAAGTTTGGAAAAGTGAAAGTCGGCAAATCGAAATATACAGAAGACCTGCTAAACAAGCCTCCGGTAGATAACTGA
- a CDS encoding aldo/keto reductase, with protein MKTRKLRALEVSAIGYGCMGLSMGYGTAPGKDEAQQLIQAAFDMGCTFFDTAEIYGMGSNEELVGEALQDIRHKVVIATKFLPDNNENFETREKLLARIREKLNNSLRRLRTDHVELYYQHRVNKHIPVEDIAWCMGELIREGKILGWGQSQATPEEIRRAHAITPLTAVQSEYSIMERQFEKEVIPLCGELNIGFVAFSPLANGFLSGKINAETSFTGIDARRVITRFEKDNIRANQPVLDLLHQLAAEKGATPAQISLAWMLHRHDFIVPIPGSRQKARIQENFGAAGVTLSSGEYDTLESALATMKIHGNRTDEDIARLRSL; from the coding sequence ATGAAAACAAGAAAACTGAGGGCGCTGGAAGTATCTGCCATTGGGTATGGATGTATGGGGCTTAGTATGGGATATGGTACCGCACCGGGTAAAGACGAAGCGCAGCAACTAATACAGGCGGCTTTTGATATGGGCTGTACATTTTTCGACACAGCCGAAATATATGGCATGGGCAGCAATGAGGAGCTGGTTGGAGAAGCGTTGCAGGATATCCGGCACAAAGTAGTCATCGCTACAAAATTCCTGCCCGACAACAACGAAAACTTTGAAACCCGGGAAAAACTGCTGGCCCGTATCAGGGAAAAGCTGAACAATTCCTTACGCCGCCTTCGCACCGATCATGTGGAATTGTACTACCAGCACAGAGTGAATAAGCATATTCCTGTTGAAGACATTGCCTGGTGTATGGGCGAGTTGATCAGAGAAGGCAAAATACTGGGCTGGGGTCAATCGCAGGCAACGCCGGAAGAAATCAGGCGTGCACATGCCATCACTCCATTGACCGCTGTTCAAAGCGAATATTCAATCATGGAACGCCAGTTTGAAAAAGAGGTAATTCCGCTTTGCGGGGAACTCAATATTGGCTTCGTTGCCTTTTCTCCTTTGGCCAATGGCTTTCTCTCCGGTAAAATCAATGCCGAAACATCATTCACCGGCATAGATGCCAGAAGGGTCATTACACGTTTCGAAAAAGACAATATCAGGGCAAACCAACCGGTATTGGACCTGCTTCACCAATTGGCAGCAGAAAAAGGCGCCACGCCGGCACAGATTTCTTTAGCGTGGATGCTGCATAGGCATGATTTTATAGTGCCCATTCCGGGATCACGCCAAAAGGCAAGAATACAGGAAAATTTTGGCGCCGCCGGTGTAACACTGAGCAGCGGGGAATACGACACCTTAGAATCGGCACTCGCCACGATGAAGATTCATGGCAACCGCACCGATGAAGATATCGCCAGGCTCCGGTCGTTATAA
- a CDS encoding helix-turn-helix transcriptional regulator codes for MAKIETIADFYREKIGSMPESIRQDIGHFNVLKTEFTADNLPDPAAYRRRDFYKVVLMYGQSELQFADKIVRTDKQALIFINPQIPLSADLSKVHTNYCCVFNQHFFHHYTNLNGYPVYQPGGIHAFELTDEQAVRVEGIFGHMLEEMQSDYVYKYDVLRNYVLELIHFALKMQPSSAAQIKYKLNASERIASLFIELLERHYAIDDLNQRVALRSATDFASHMNIHVNHLNRALKAITGKTTTQLIAERCLIEAKTLLKQSTWNVSEIAYALGFLESAHFNTFFKKNNGMTPLQFRNV; via the coding sequence ATGGCAAAAATTGAAACCATAGCAGATTTCTACCGGGAAAAAATTGGCTCCATGCCGGAAAGTATCCGTCAGGATATCGGGCATTTCAATGTATTGAAAACGGAATTTACCGCGGATAATCTGCCAGATCCTGCTGCGTACAGAAGAAGGGATTTTTACAAGGTGGTATTGATGTACGGCCAAAGCGAACTGCAGTTTGCAGATAAGATAGTTCGCACAGATAAGCAGGCGCTTATATTCATCAATCCGCAGATTCCTCTCAGCGCCGACCTTTCAAAGGTACATACCAACTACTGCTGTGTCTTCAATCAGCACTTCTTTCATCATTACACTAACCTGAACGGATACCCGGTTTATCAGCCGGGTGGCATACACGCATTTGAATTAACAGATGAGCAGGCGGTCAGGGTGGAAGGCATCTTCGGGCACATGCTCGAAGAGATGCAGTCAGACTACGTTTATAAGTACGACGTACTCAGGAACTATGTACTGGAGCTGATTCACTTTGCGCTGAAAATGCAGCCCTCCTCTGCGGCGCAGATAAAGTATAAGCTCAATGCGTCGGAAAGGATAGCCTCGTTATTCATAGAGTTGCTGGAACGCCACTACGCGATCGACGATCTTAATCAGCGGGTGGCATTACGTTCAGCGACCGACTTCGCCAGTCATATGAACATCCACGTCAATCACCTGAACAGGGCGCTGAAAGCCATCACCGGCAAAACCACCACCCAGCTGATAGCCGAGCGCTGCCTCATAGAAGCCAAAACCCTGTTGAAGCAGAGCACCTGGAATGTTTCCGAAATCGCTTACGCATTGGGCTTCCTGGAATCGGCCCATTTCAATACCTTCTTCAAAAAAAACAACGGCATGACCCCGCTTCAGTTCAGAAATGTTTGA
- a CDS encoding metallophosphoesterase has protein sequence MYNKVYFLLLGLFIFSTKLNAQSNNGFITPPYLQIGYNPSETTLELLWHSADSTASWEVELKPDGDGSWKKATPPAANRVAVANIAAHLVYRTVLTGLVPGKNFSYRVLKNKQVIFTAQGKAPRKAEQPYRFVAFGDIGAGTSSAKKLAGMAYQANPDLVVVPGDIVYERGLISEYRTNFWPVYNAADANEQGAPLMRSIPFVAALGNHDGDTRDLNSYPDALAYYAFWDQPLNGLQSREGGAVVPALKGTPENKKAFETAAGKAYPVMSNFSFNYGNTHWTFIDSDTYVDWTDSTLKKWVADDLKSAADAVWKIVVFHHPGFSSARDHFEQQQMRLLSPLLEAGKVDVVLSGHVHNYQRTYPLTFKPEKKGTLLVGGKDNKTIRGRVVPGAWKLDKKFDGHAQTRPNGIIYLVTGAGGQELYNADQQDDPDSWQKFTHLFISAVHSFTVADVDGKKITFRQLSEDGKEVDSFIITK, from the coding sequence ATGTATAACAAAGTGTATTTTTTATTACTTGGATTGTTCATCTTTTCAACGAAGCTGAACGCACAAAGCAATAACGGGTTTATTACACCGCCCTACCTGCAGATTGGATACAACCCTTCCGAAACAACGCTGGAGCTGTTATGGCACAGCGCCGACAGCACCGCCAGCTGGGAAGTAGAGCTTAAGCCCGATGGCGACGGGAGCTGGAAAAAGGCCACTCCACCTGCAGCGAACCGGGTAGCGGTAGCCAATATAGCCGCTCACCTAGTGTACAGAACGGTGCTCACAGGCCTGGTCCCCGGCAAGAATTTCAGCTACCGTGTACTGAAAAATAAGCAGGTAATATTCACGGCTCAGGGCAAAGCGCCCAGAAAAGCGGAACAGCCTTACCGGTTTGTTGCTTTCGGAGATATTGGAGCAGGAACATCCAGCGCTAAAAAACTGGCCGGAATGGCTTACCAGGCGAACCCCGACCTGGTGGTGGTTCCGGGAGATATCGTATATGAACGGGGACTTATTTCTGAATACCGTACTAATTTCTGGCCGGTATACAACGCTGCTGACGCCAATGAGCAGGGCGCGCCGCTGATGAGAAGTATTCCCTTCGTGGCAGCATTAGGTAACCATGATGGCGATACCCGGGACCTGAACAGCTACCCCGATGCCCTGGCCTACTACGCATTCTGGGATCAGCCACTGAATGGCCTGCAGAGCCGGGAAGGTGGGGCAGTAGTACCGGCCCTGAAAGGTACTCCCGAAAACAAAAAGGCCTTCGAAACGGCCGCCGGCAAAGCATATCCGGTGATGAGCAATTTCTCTTTCAACTATGGTAATACGCACTGGACATTCATTGATTCCGATACGTATGTAGACTGGACAGACAGCACCCTGAAAAAATGGGTAGCCGATGACCTGAAATCCGCTGCGGATGCGGTGTGGAAAATAGTCGTGTTTCACCATCCGGGATTCAGTTCCGCCCGGGATCATTTTGAACAACAGCAGATGCGCCTGTTGTCGCCCCTGCTGGAAGCAGGCAAAGTGGATGTGGTGCTGAGCGGCCATGTGCACAACTACCAGCGTACCTATCCCCTGACCTTCAAACCCGAAAAGAAAGGTACTTTGCTGGTAGGTGGTAAAGACAATAAAACCATCCGTGGACGCGTGGTACCTGGCGCCTGGAAGCTCGACAAAAAATTTGACGGCCACGCCCAAACCAGGCCTAACGGCATTATCTACCTGGTAACAGGTGCCGGCGGACAGGAGTTGTACAATGCTGATCAGCAGGATGATCCGGATTCCTGGCAGAAATTTACCCACCTGTTTATTTCAGCCGTTCACTCTTTTACTGTTGCAGATGTGGATGGTAAAAAAATTACCTTCCGGCAGTTATCGGAAGATGGAAAAGAAGTGGATTCATTCATCATAACGAAATAA